The Oreochromis niloticus isolate F11D_XX unplaced genomic scaffold, O_niloticus_UMD_NMBU tig00000790_pilon, whole genome shotgun sequence genome contains the following window.
AAAGATAAAAGAAGTGGTAAATCTTTGCTGTAACATTCAGTGAAATCAcatcataaacacacacactgtcattATTTAGTAAGTACGCTTTATTTCTCAAAAGTCTTGGGTACATGATTATTAAAAAGAGAAAGTAAAATTTCAAAAGTAACTATAGAAGTATTAGAAAGACTGGGAATCAGTGTTTGAAATATGAGATTGCTGtttcatcatttcattttataagtaaaattgaatacaaatttaaaaagtttccaTTAAattcttttgtatttttatttcctgaACAAAACTACTACATTAAAAACCCTCAAATGCGAAATACTgcattaaatattttgtttcatCTCAATGCTAAAAAAAtctttgcaaaaacaaacttttattgGAAATTCATAAGGTATTGTTTTGGTCCTCAGTATCATAAATCATTTAAATTTAACAATACATACTTGGGTCACAGTAGTAGAACTTGCTTAAAACATAGGAAAATATCTATAGATGAAGTAGTTAAACTGTGCTCTGAGAAGTAGTCACAACTGTTTAAAACATAGAAACCttgacatttttcatttcatgacaGTGTTACAGTGAATATGTTGATCTCCAGCAGATGGTTCAGTGATTCTACTGCAACTCAAAGATGTCAACAAACTTAATCAAcaagaatatttgattttttgttttcagaacAAAACCATACACAGAATATCTCAAAGTCAGGAAAGCttaagtaaatatttctaaatgtataTAAAAACACTCTAGTGAGTAAATAGCATtgacacaaataaaaaacatttttcatttaatgttttctgtGATTATTACTGTGAAAAATTAGACAACTTGAAATGATATTGGTTGTGATGGTAAATAATATTTCAGCTTTAGATTGTAGATATCATCTGTTTAACATGTCAAAACACAGTCACACTAATTGATAGTCCATCTGTCTTGAGTCCTTAATTCACATATGCTTCTATTTTATTAAGGAGCTCAGATGCCTTGTTCAGTGCCAGCATTTCATTCTCTGATCTGAATTGTCCGTTCGGTATGTGGGGATATGGATGGCAGTTGGGATATTGAGTCCTTTTGGGATCCACCCCGAGTGTCTGCAGGTTTTTCACAATCTCAGGCAGATCTCTCAGTTGGGGGCTGTAGCGGGAAACTTGTGCAGCAGTGGTTGAAATTGAGCTGCTGTTGGGGTGTTGTCCATTTCTTTTATAGCATGCTGCTATGAGAGACTTTTCCACTGCTTGATGGACCTTAAACAGACACCACTCTGTGCTCCCTCCACCAGTGTCTTTGTGAGCTGCATTGAGATCGCAGCGAGCCTGTCTACACCAGCGCCTGGCCTCTTCTCTGTCTGGCCTTGGGACATTTTCATTGTGGGTCCAGAAGTTGTAGGAATGGAAACCTCTATAGCCTCTAGAGAACCTCTCTCGACTATTTCTGTGATACCTGGCCTCCTGATTCCACTGTTGATAGAAGCCTCTgaaatttgtatttctgcttgAAAAGGTCAAGCCTGCAGCTTTGCCTTTGCTGAGCTCATCAATTCGATTCTGTAAATATTTGAATGCCTCACTGGCGAGAGACTGGCAATCCGGATTTTTGTCAGGGTGCCACCTGAGGTACAGTCTCTTGATGGCTTTGTGCCTCTCCTCCTCAGGAAGCCTCCAGATCTCTGCCAAACATTTATCAATTTCCCTTTTAGCTTCCTCAACAGATGCTGGTAAGGAACTTGTTGATGGTTCAGAAGAATGTGGCACAGCTCCTGTCAGTGGTTCCAGCTCCATGCAACTGTTTTCTTCTGGTTTTagcatcttcttctgtggttCTGGCTCCATGCATTTCCTCCTTTCTGTTTTTACCTTCTTTTGTCgtttaaactgaaacagatcAACACAGCTGACTTCAATGGGCTCATCTTCTCCAATATCTATTTTGTATCTCCATGAATATTGTCCATTGTGACCAGGCAGTTCTTCAACAATAACTGTATAAATGTACTTGTCATCAATGCTGTAGCCAACATATTCCCCCTCTTCAAAGTTGTTGAGGACATTCATGTCCAAACAATCATGCCATTCTCCTGGAACTTCTGTCCCAGGGGCTGCTGGACTAAAAGAGGAACTTTCAGTTTCAGCACTGTCACGGATCTGACTTTTAGCCAGAGTTTTCCGAATATCTTGCAGATCATTACACATGAGGAGTTGTCCCAGCACTGGAAGATGAACCGATGCAATTCTGTTCCCTAAAAGAGCATTAATCTCTTTTGTCAATGTTGTAATGACTTCATTTATTACTTTGTGAGCCATGTCATCATTGTGCTTTAAGTAAAAGGTGCATCCTTGTTGTCCTCGTTCCACAAAAACATCTGTTTCTTCATCAGTTTTAGCAAGTGGCTGTTTATTGAGCCAGAGTGTTGTTTCCAACGTTTTGCAGCAGATAATCTGTATACTGCCAAAAATCTGCTCACATATGTTAGAAGCATCTTCTTGTGTTATTTTGCCTTGCAACTGCTCTCTAATAAGACAAATTAATCCATATTTAAAGGCTCCTGAGGAGAGATGTTTATCAAACCATCCACTAAATTCACAGCCAGTCCCAAGTTCACAAAGCTGCATTTTTGATTCCACAACTCTTTCCTCTGTGAACTCAGACAGCATCTTTGGCTGAAATTTCTGAGGCAGCAGTTGCAACAGCTGATGATGCTTGTATTTGTCGTTGCCCAAATAACATTCACTGAGTTTCTCAAGCAGCAGGAACTTGTTCTCCAGCGCTTCTTCCAACCTTTTGGTCTCAAACACTGTGTCGTTGTAGCAGAGTGTGGCTGACGGGTATAATTTACCATCTACTGCAGGAAGATACAGAGTCTCCACATATTCAAGAAGCTTCTGGTTTCCGTGAGTTTTGATTAACTTAAACAACTGCTCAACAGCTCGTTTCACAGTTCTCAGCTGGTTCGAATGTAGTTTCTGTTTATCACAGGAATCAGCGTAAACTGCTGCCAAAACATTACAATATTGCTCTGCAGTAGCTTCGTTCTTCACACCGATTTTCTGAAAGAACGGTGCATACATTGCATCTTTTGGAGTAATCTTGTACAGATATGGTCTGAAGTCCAGATCATAGGAGAGCGACAGACACACGTCATCAGGCCTCATaagttttgtgtctttttcaacCAACACAACAGGAAGACCAGCCAGCTGGTTTCCTTCAAATCTTTTTGCTTGCAGGTAAGCGTACGAACTTCTGAACACTTTAGCTCGTGTTTTGATCAGCTGGTCAGTTTCACATGGTGACTGACAGATGTTTCTTATGTTACTGGCTACACAGTTTGGAGGTGGTTCTTCGTGAGCTCCTgcattttttatcattttctgAAGACCTTGTGACATAAATGGTAGGTCTATAACTGGCAGGTCTATAATTGGCATTGAGGTCCAAATCAAATCTTGATGCTCTGGATTTTTGTCAATCAAAGAGCCTCTAATTTTCACAGTAGTTCCTTCAGCAGCAAATGGTTGGTGGTAGTTGGACAGTTCTTTTCGAATTATCACTGGAAAAATGAATTTGATGTCGGCAATCCTCTCCAACAAATTTTGCTTTTTAGTTTTGATGTTGCATTCGTTATTTAAGACTTCCCTGAAAAGTAATGATGATTTCTGTTTCATGTCTTTGAGTCTTCTGTTAACTTTTGCTTCTGATTCAAGCTGGTGTGCAAAATTTATTATCTCATCGTTTGACACAACATGCTTCATTCCAAGTTCTCTGACCAGctcttttgctttttctgttgtgtagtcATCTCCATCACACAGCTCAGTCCAAAATCTCTCAGGAACAAATCTCTCATGGGGCAACATTTGTTTGTACAGCTCCACACTCTCATCAAAGTAGTATGATGCAGGCTCCAGTCTACCTTGAGAACTGCGAATCAGTTTCACCGTCTTCAGTGAGGAGATGAtaatttttctttccttcaacGAATAATCTAGTGACAGCAACAGTTTGAGGCTGTGAagaatctgtgtctctgtgagttGGTGTACAGCAGGCAGAATGAACTTCATGAAATACTGCAAATCATCCAGGACCTGAATGTTGAGTGTTTCTGACAGCATGTAGTTCTCAGAGTTGTGTTTCAGAAAAATGCTGCTGTTTGTAGGTAGGTTGAACAAATCTGGAAATATGACTGAATATTTGATTTTGAGGATGAAAACCTTCTTAGGTTCATCAATCCTCACTCGTTCACCTTGTGTTGTTTCAAATATTGGTAAGGATTTGAGCTTCCTCACATACTCTTGGTTGACTTTGGACTTGGATAATCCTGATTGCAGGAACATCTGAAACTCTTTCATATTATCATTTGAAAGGTGGGAAAACTCTGAGCGATTAATTTTGTACACTTGATCCAACACTGAGCTTTCATCATCTACATCAAGAAGTTCATCTTGTAGACATGAATATATCCATCGGTCCAtctcagagaagaaaacatgaTCAAACCTCATAAAACCAAGTTTGAAGAGGATGCCTGatatgtctttgtgtttctgtgaggCAAACACAACACTTGacatgtgtttcattgtttgcAGGAAGTGCTTGTTCTTCAACCTTGGACACACAACAGGTAAAATGCAGCAGTCACTGAAGTGTTTCCTCACATCACTGAGTGTAAGACTGGACTCATCATCTCTAGATGTTGGCGGTTTAATTTCATTCATTATGAACCTCCAAAGTGATTTTAGCCACTTCAATATTTTCTCATTGGGGACATGAAGACCACTGTGTGGATCAACTTCACAGTTCTCAAGAAGATGCTGAATTAATGTTTTCAGATATTTCTCTGAGTGGCGCAAAGTCATATTTCTGACAAGTTTTAATCTTTGAAGAAGGTCAGTGTGCCAAATGTTGGTTTGATAATCTGCAAATTGAGCCTGGCAGTCAAAGAAGACATCTTCATACCTTGATATCCACTTGGGTGTTTGGGAGTTGAAGAGTCTTAAAACTTTATCTCTTGTGAGAAGAAGTGGAAGGCCATTGAGTAAATTCTGTGTGACCTTTTGTGAGGAGAAatcttttaaacaaaaactcaaGAGCTCTGAACATCTTTTCTCATCTTTGACCAAAGTAGCACTTATGGGTAAAGGCAAATCCTCATCTGTTTGGGTTGGATCATTGAGAGGTTTTGCTTGTAGAAAAGTCCGCACAGTGGAGGGACTGACCTCTTTCACTTCAACACCAGCAGATCTGAAACTTGTCCAAATCCTTTGCATGTTTGTGGAATAAGGAACCAGATTCATTCCAAGATCTTCCAAAATGTTGTTCAGCTTGAAATTTCCTGAGAATGTCAGATAAGGTGACTCAGTAGGGTCTGTTTCACTGACATTACACCAGTCAAATGAgtattctttaatttttttatctGCAATTTTCCGTGTTGAGCTCTTCATCACAGGGATTACATCAAGGCCTTTTTCTTTCAGTGATCTGTATACTCCATGTATCATTTCATGCCAGTCTGGACAAACATCCTTGGACACAGTTGGCCAAAAACACAAGTATTCTGATCTGAAATATGATTCAGTACTTGCAAGGGAAACTTTCTTGACTGTGATCATTCGCCTGATGTAATGCAGGAGATCTGCATACAGTGGTGCAATGACGTTCTGTTTCAAAATCTCATTCCAGTTGGATTTCTTACTCTTCCCATCTTCTTTCCAAAGGCCTCTCCTGGCAGAATCAACCTCAAAGTTTCCATTTACATGTACTGGCAGTCCAGTTTTCCCTGGCAAAGGAAGTGAACAAAAGACTTCTCCTTTAAAATCCATGACGCTGGATTCTTTTGTGTTCACACGTGCAGCTAATGATGCTTGGGGAAGTTTGTAGGATAGTTTTAACTCACAGCTGTTTTTGAAGGAGCCAAATTGTTCTGCAACAATCCATGTAGTTTGTCTTTTGTCTGAGGTGGAAATCACAGTTTCATAGAAAGTCTTGTGTGTTGCTAATTTGTCTGATTGCAGTGCATTTTGTAGATGTTTGATAAAAGCATCTTTTTCTTCCCGACTTGTCTGTGGTAGATTTTTTTCAACCTCAAAGATGGTTTTAAGTCCTCTTGAATCTTCACTGATTTCATggactgtgattttgcagatgTTTTTCAGAAAGAGAATTAGTCCTTCAGGATCTTCAGACAGGGCAGAGCACAGTTCTTTCATGTCACGGTCAGTGACTCCTTGCTGTGATATTTTGGAGGTATTTGCATTTGCACCCATCCTCAGAGGTAATCTGAACATGGTGCCCTCTTTAAGAGAAAAAATGTCTGGAAGAAAGGATTTGTAGACATCTACATACATTTCTTTGAAAGTGTCAGCTAGTTTATAGCCAATGCCATATCGTGGTTTATTTGAATGAttttcaatgtatttttgattGGGGTCAGAAATGCAAAGTACTTCATCTCCTGTAAGGATTGAAGGACAGTCAGTCAGATGGTAAACAGAGTTGAATCCAACTCCGTACTTGCCTATCTTCCCTGGGGTGTTGTGCTTTCCTCCCTCTCCCAGCTGTTGAATTCCCTTAATGTCAGCATCAGAAAACACTTTGTTGTTGAACACACAAAGTGCTGGACCCTGGAGATCGTTCCATTTCTCcccaaatgttttttctttcccatgTTGTCTTTTGTCCCAGATGAAGTGAATTTCTGTTGCTTCTGCATCATCAGCATTTTGGATAAGCTCTTTAAGGATATCCTTCTTTGATGGATAGGctgaaattatgtttttaatacGAACAGTGAGTTCTTCCCTCTGTTCAAAGTCAAAAGCAAATGGTGACATGTCATCAACTATGTGGGTTTCCAGAGAATGATGCCTTGTTGTTTTGATTCCAAGGTGGCAAGCCATAACACGTGGGATATTCTCGTGACATAATGTGACACCTGAAGTGAGTGGCATCCACGGGCTGTCATTGTAAAATAGCTCACTAGCAAACTGCAAAACTCCATGCTCATTGGGTATCAGAAAGTCATCCGTGATTTTGACTTTGGCCTCAAAAATccctttgtttaaaattgtgagGCAAACTGAGAGATCACTCTTGGGCAGAGGCTTGTTTCCATGTTGAGCATGTAAATCCTGCAACACAGTTAGTAGTTGAGCAATCGTGAATTGCTTTGCAACACCTATACTTTCCCAAAGATTCCTGAAGCTCGTGAAAGCAGCTGGAAGTACGTGGAGATAAGGTTTTGCTTCAAATTGCCCGTTCTCAGCTACACGGTcgacattcacaaatgtatcgcCAATGAGGATGAATGGAAATGAATATGCCCAGTGTTCAATGTAAGTGGTGTTTCCAGAATAACAGATCCACTTATCCAGACACTTATAGCACTCAAATGCAATTTTGTAAAGCATGGATCTGTCAATGGAGTGGGCTTGTTTGCTCACTTGGTGCAACTGCTGAAGCACCATCTGTACTTTTGGAGTGCTGTGAACTCCTAAAAtctgtagaactggatcagtgTTGTGTATGTTTAAATTAGTATGATCCAACACTGGTTGTGTCATGTTAACGAGTAGAGAGCATTTGTCAATAAAAACATCAGTGGGCCTTTTAAGTGTTACATTTCCCTCCATTTTTGTATCACCAGGTGAATATGCTGGAAGAAATGCAGTTGTCCTGAGTGTTTTCCAGTGGTGAGAGTCGTTATCATGAATGTGATTCTTCATCAGTTCAAAAAGGCACTTCAAGTGCACAAATGCTTTCTTTTTGTCAATGCTCCAGGTTTTATCAATTGTGCCTGCTTTCTCTGTGATATCTTCCAATGGGAGATGATCACTTGCCATTCCAAGTTCCAACAaacgctgaatcctttttggagATCTGAAGTCATTTTCGGATCCATCAAGCAAGCGTCCCTCTTTGGGTTCAAAAAGACAGGCCACTTTTCCTGATGGATTTACAAGTTTCCTGACATGTTGGAGCTGTCCACCCTTTGTGGGTATGCATGGATAGCAAAGCAGCAGATTGTCAATTTCTTTAACATTAACATCAATAGCATGCAGCAGAAGGGTATCTCTACTCGTCGAGTCCATTGTAGTTAGGTTACTGAACACTGCTTCTTGGTAGAACTTCTCCCAGTTCCATGTCCTGTTTTGCAAAACCTTTTCTAGGCCAGCCTGTTTGAAACTATTTCTTAGCCACATTGGAAGTGTAACAACATGGTTGGGTCCTTTTACATATTTCTGGCAAACTTGAACTGCAAGATTACCAATTTCCTCATCGTTTTCAATGCTCTCATGTAGAAATATGGCATTGTTCATTGAGAACCATTGTTTTCCATCACTAAAGAGCTCTGGACCAACAGAGTCATCAACAATGGTTGAGTAAAGCGCATCTACTAAAGGCTTGAAAGTTTCAGTCACTTTCTCCCTATCAGGCCAAAAGTTGTAATAACAGTAACTCACCAGCTGCTTATCTTCTGACATTTTCTTTAGTGCCTTGAGTACAGTAACATATGCTGTCACTACTGGATCCTGAAGAAGAGCTTTGTTCCAGTCATTTTTCACTCCAGTTTCCCACAGAGCTTTTCGGTTGCTTGTAACAGCAAATGTGCCATTTACATTGACAGGAAGACCTGTGTGAATGGGAAGAGGAAGGAAGCAAAAGGCCTGTCCAACAAGATCTGTTTGTAATGTGGTGAATTTTCCAGTTTCTGGATCATTTTGCAAAGGCACAGCAATCCCTCCAATGGGCAAAGAGAAACTGgcttgcttgtttttgtgaaGGGCCATTTTCAAAGATTTGTGTGTCCCAAAGCAGTTGTACAGGAGCCAGAACTGAACTTCAGTTTCATTAGACTGCTGACTGGATATTTTCACAATGATTACTGTGAAGGAGTCAATTACCTCTTTGCATTTGCATTCAACTTTCATCAGTGATTCCTCAGCATGACGTTGCTTGGACACACTGCTGTCATCAGGAATCTCCATTGCACTCACAGTTGTTTTGGACACAATGAAGATGGTTTCCTTTTCATTATCTCTTGGTGGAGTTGATCCATTGTGTGGGATATTTTGGAGGGATAATGTAATGATGTTcttcaaaaaaagaagaagagtttTTGAGTTCTTAGAAAAGTGATGTTGAATATCCAAGATATTGTGTTTTTGATACACTTTTGTGCTTATTTCTGATTTGACAGCCTCTTCTTCACTTCGGAAAGGTAGTTTGATCAGAGTCCCTGGATAAGGATCAGGAGGACTTTTTCGGGTAAAAGTACagtcaaaaatgttttcatatgATCCAAACTGACCAGGAAACCACCGTAAGATTCTTCTTTGAGAGAGATCCAGCTTGATTCCGGGGTTTGACTTATATTTGATATGCTTTGTGAGATGAGTAACATTTGGATCAAGTATGAGGAGAGTGTTGCCACTAAGGATGGAGGGGACATCTGTCACATGATACACAGTGTTGAATCCAAGTCCAAATGTTCCAATTTTTTCCACTTGGTTCTCCTTCGAGGCTGAGCCAACTCTGACAATATTTTTCCAATCCTCTGCTGTAAACTGCTCATTATTGAAAGCCCAAAGACAAGGTCCCTGACAAAGAGCCATGTCAGGGTCAATCAGGCTTTCGGGGGCATCTCTGTGTACTCTGAAATCCACCAAGAACTTGCAAACATCTGCCCCAGCATCCTCTGCATTCTGGATGAGCTCTTTGAAGATGTCACTGTCTTCATCATACTCTTTAAGAATGTTTTTTATCCTCATTGTTATTGGTTCAGATTGTCCACACTGCTCTATTCCTATCTCCTCTGGGTCAAGGATGTGGGTACTGAGAAAACGAATTTCCAGCCATTCAGCCGCTGCTTTTGGGATTTCCTCATGTATGACAAAAATTTCCTCTTCTCTGCAGTTTAGTTCTTTTAGTCCATTTTTGCTTACATCACAGAAAAGAGCTGTTGATCGTGGTTTAAGGGTAAATTTTCCTCCCTCAGCAATGACTGGCACTGGGATGTCATCCTGAactgttttcttctctttccagaGCCAGTTGAGAATTTCTATTGACACTTTGACCTCTGAGGAACTTGCAAATGGCGGCTGTCTTGCTTCAACAGTTTGCTGGATGGAGTACAGAATGCCCAAAATGTCTTCATTGGAAAGTACTTTTCTCAGGCCaaacttctggaacaatgtttTGTACGGCAAAAATTCACTTGACACCTTCCCAATGTAAGAACTCAGATCTAGATTATTTGGGTATTCAAGAACCAGATCCTGGGGTGCAACAAACTGGTTGTGAGTCCATAGCCAACATGTCTCCTTGCTCATCATTGTAACAAATACAGAGACATTGTCTTGCATGTGTTTGTAAATGCTGTGCAGCTGTCTTTTGAAGTCTACATCTGTGTCAGGATTAGCCATTTCCAGTGCTTTTGATTTCAAGACTGACAGATTCTCAATCACTTTTTCAGGTGGTGGTAGGTCTTTGAGCCCAAGTCTGTTGCTAACTCTGTCACTGAGCTTCCCTGTTAGTGGCATTACATGTCCAACAATGTCCTTATACACAGAATGTCTTATTTCTTTTGGGCAAAACAAACAATACTTCTGAGATTTATCACTGAATTGTTGGTTACTTCCAGGTTGTTCACATGGGATCCATTTTAGCATTTTGAGGCAATGAAGCTGTTTGTGAGAAAACTTTGACAGTAAATCATTACTTTCCAACATTCCCAACAGAACCTGAGCTCTTCTCAGAGCCTCGGTTTGTGAGTTCACGCACAGTTTGTCAGTCAGCGTGGCAGCATGTAGCAAATGTTCAGGTGAGACATCTATTTCTTTATTCAGTAATCCGATTTCTGTTAAGCTTTCCAGCATCTGCAGTGAATGAGTGTATGAAGGCGGTGGAAAGAAGTCTGACTCAAAGATGACTTTAAAAGTCTGAATTCTTGGATCAAAAAAGTCAGAggcttttttcagctgtccattcaCCTCAATGAAGCTCAAGTCCTTACAGCTACATTTCAGGGATTCGTTTTGTGAGAAAAGCACCTTACCATGCTGTAAAAcccaagtcattgtttttttAGTGTCTTCACTGCTACAATTCCCTTTCCTTATGCTGTCAACAAGAACATTGGCTGCTTCGGCGGTGTCCAACAGATGAATTTTGAGCATCTGTAACAGTCTGCGGTCAGTCTCAGTAGAACACTGGATTATGGAATCAGGCATAGGGAGCTCTGTTGGTACTGTTAGGCCTGAGATCAGAAGCACAGCTTGTTTCGATTGAGCTGCAACACTGAATCCTTTCATGGTTTGAAACAAAGGCAACTTCAAGAGAAaatctttctctgtttttgagAGAGAATCCAGATAAGAAAGATAATCTTTTAGTTCATTGCATGCTGTGTGAGAGGCAGATGTAAGCTCTGTCAAGAGATGTTGGAAATCTAAATTCATCAGGACCTTCAAAACACTCCTTGGAGATGGGCACAGCACGTACGAGTCAAGGTCTTCATGCTTGAGCCACTCATTTCCTCTCACCACTGTGCCACCAACTTTGTTCACCAACTGAGCTATTCGGTCTGGCAAACTCAAATGCTTGTTTTTCTGAAAGATCAGAGTTGTGTCCTGCTGTAGTTTTGCTACTGATACAGTTTGACTGTGAGACAGAGGACAGACTGGTATTAGAGGTATGTCAGTGAAAGGACTTAACTCATTAAAATGACTGTTGAGAAACCTCCAGAATTCTTGAAACCAGTCTAAAGGTGGATGCTGACTGTTGCTGTTTTCCCATGCAACAAGGTTCTTCCCTGTCTGTTTCCAGTCCGGTGGCAAATACCTCCTTGTATATTCAGCTACATGGGATGCATCAATACTGATGACCCTGAAGAAACCTAAAGAACAGATTATAAAATAAAGAGAGATTTTAATTTCTGTGCTGTGATAAAATGTGTAGATGGCACATGCAAATGATTCTGAGGTTACTGCGTTCTATCAAATTAGTTTGACTTACTTCTTCTGGCTAGTTGTATTAGATGGGTACTGCAGACTGGAGTGAGATTGTGTGGGATAAAGAGGTGATTGCAGAATGGCAGCAAGATTCTGCAAAAGAAGATAAGTTTGTTAATGCAATGTAACAAAAagtctaaagagcttggaaagaaaagcgtctggacttctttaagtttcttgaagatgtttcacctctcatccgagaagcttcttcagttctcgAGTAAAGCCCTATGGGAGCGTCCGCAAGAGGGTCATAGACCTGCTATTGATCCTCtgcctaatcacacgagccaaggtgtgaaaacaggtttGGGTCACAACCAGCCAAGGTTTTGGGTGAACCCATTGTGAAaactagccccaccctatcatatgatttactgaggtcaaatggcccaggatgtgagtgggcgttaaggcatctgggaagggatctcgaaactggattatagatggcagacggCTGCCAGATAGACAGTTGCAGATTAAAAGCTAAGTCTTGTCCACTCAGTTGTTCATCTGAGTCTAAAGGACAAGGGTCAGTCCTTCGAGGATGCCACTTGTTAGAGCCAATCcatagaaaaatatttttggtaCTGTTTCAGTTATTATGTTTGATTTGTATAAAATGTTATCAGGGAATATATGCAGTGTGTTTACATTGTTTTGACTAAGATGAACATTGTACGGCGCATGTGTGGTAGCAGGTTAGAATGGAAGTGGACGTGGAAATGTGTGCTGTAGCAGCAAATAGTTTTTTGACCGTGACATTGTAATTTGTTTCTATGTACAAGTCAGAAAATAAACTTGAATAGCTCACATTAAGAAGT
Protein-coding sequences here:
- the LOC112844709 gene encoding sacsin-like — encoded protein: MYVDVYKSFLPDIFSLKEGTMFRLPLRMGANANTSKISQQGVTDRDMKELCSALSEDPEGLILFLKNICKITVHEISEDSRGLKTIFEVEKNLPQTSREEKDAFIKHLQNALQSDKLATHKTFYETVISTSDKRQTTWIVAEQFGSFKNSCELKLSYKLPQASLAARVNTKESSVMDFKGEVFCSLPLPGKTGLPVHVNGNFEVDSARRGLWKEDGKSKKSNWNEILKQNVIAPLYADLLHYIRRMITVKKVSLASTESYFRSEYLCFWPTVSKDVCPDWHEMIHGVYRSLKEKGLDVIPVMKSSTRKIADKKIKEYSFDWCNVSETDPTESPYLTFSGNFKLNNILEDLGMNLVPYSTNMQRIWTSFRSAGVEVKEVSPSTVRTFLQAKPLNDPTQTDEDLPLPISATLVKDEKRCSELLSFCLKDFSSQKVTQNLLNGLPLLLTRDKVLRLFNSQTPKWISRYEDVFFDCQAQFADYQTNIWHTDLLQRLKLVRNMTLRHSEKYLKTLIQHLLENCEVDPHSGLHVPNEKILKWLKSLWRFIMNEIKPPTSRDDESSLTLSDVRKHFSDCCILPVVCPRLKNKHFLQTMKHMSSVVFASQKHKDISGILFKLGFMRFDHVFFSEMDRWIYSCLQDELLDVDDESSVLDQVYKINRSEFSHLSNDNMKEFQMFLQSGLSKSKVNQEYVRKLKSLPIFETTQGERVRIDEPKKVFILKIKYSVIFPDLFNLPTNSSIFLKHNSENYMLSETLNIQVLDDLQYFMKFILPAVHQLTETQILHSLKLLLSLDYSLKERKIIISSLKTVKLIRSSQGRLEPASYYFDESVELYKQMLPHERFVPERFWTELCDGDDYTTEKAKELVRELGMKHVVSNDEIINFAHQLESEAKVNRRLKDMKQKSSLLFREVLNNECNIKTKKQNLLERIADIKFIFPVIIRKELSNYHQPFAAEGTTVKIRGSLIDKNPEHQDLIWTSMPIIDLPVIDLPFMSQGLQKMIKNAGAHEEPPPNCVASNIRNICQSPCETDQLIKTRAKVFRSSYAYLQAKRFEGNQLAGLPVVLVEKDTKLMRPDDVCLSLSYDLDFRPYLYKITPKDAMYAPFFQKIGVKNEATAEQYCNVLAAVYADSCDKQKLHSNQLRTVKRAVEQLFKLIKTHGNQKLLEYVETLYLPAVDGKLYPSATLCYNDTVFETKRLEEALENKFLLLEKLSECYLGNDKYKHHQLLQLLPQKFQPKMLSEFTEERVVESKMQLCELGTGCEFSGWFDKHLSSGAFKYGLICLIREQLQGKITQEDASNICEQIFGSIQIICCKTLETTLWLNKQPLAKTDEETDVFVERGQQGCTFYLKHNDDMAHKVINEVITTLTKEINALLGNRIASVHLPVLGQLLMCNDLQDIRKTLAKSQIRDSAETESSSFSPAAPGTEVPGEWHDCLDMNVLNNFEEGEYVGYSIDDKYIYTVIVEELPGHNGQYSWRYKIDIGEDEPIEVSCVDLFQFKRQKKVKTERRKCMEPEPQKKMLKPEENSCMELEPLTGAVPHSSEPSTSSLPASVEEAKREIDKCLAEIWRLPEEERHKAIKRLYLRWHPDKNPDCQSLASEAFKYLQNRIDELSKGKAAGLTFSSRNTNFRGFYQQWNQEARYHRNSRERFSRGYRGFHSYNFWTHNENVPRPDREEARRWCRQARCDLNAAHKDTGGGSTEWCLFKVHQAVEKSLIAACYKRNGQHPNSSSISTTAAQVSRYSPQLRDLPEIVKNLQTLGVDPKRTQYPNCHPYPHIPNGQFRSENEMLALNKASELLNKIEAYVN